A window from Littorina saxatilis isolate snail1 linkage group LG9, US_GU_Lsax_2.0, whole genome shotgun sequence encodes these proteins:
- the LOC138975237 gene encoding uncharacterized protein isoform X1 yields MPATRREPAVTSFSVRNPKVTAGSESARLSACSESIMPKECTAADCNEQPKKGSGISFHSFPKESHLLQQWLVKMNRFDPNTKKLWKPNQHDSLCSRHFLSTDFTMRTQISRQEGLPYKPMLRPDAVPTIFDHSQEVRKRATMSSERRTAFIKRRRKEVLSDILEPETADSPQAQEELFQEDPTSDEEQSDRHSVSVQTELLTQKDKGNQTHSYRQMVNVSQQTIDVSVPEIVAPQKLTTSIEACKTPAFSNAESQTYQIRHVVSNEDSESDDEVTADLSDQEEDNTEYNRGESTQHNKPHTLTEDLNHVDAFGETKYLVFESNLEELLSVCRRCSKICQVTRKGVEGTAVEYTCLCEHCSHNYTWCSQPYSKRLPLGNLVLAAAAFFTACSPSRLITLFKSCNICIFGKTTYNNLQSAYMVQAVRNVWTRCQERLFAARPRTRPLKLAGDGRCDSPGHCAKYGSYTFLDATTMEVLHIELIQSNMVKNSHAMELEGLKRGLNALKANVKVSHLVTDRHVQIKSHMAKNEVEITHRFDIWHMAKGVGKKLDAASNKAGYSALGLWTKSIKNHLYYCAQSTPESPRRVEVVKAKWKSVVNHVSNQHKGHGDDFPDCLHGDLSNEPRAWIRKDTPVHRCLVGIIQSPYLLRDIGQLSPDVQTAHLEAYHSVINHFAPKMLHFTFPVMQAKLFLAAMHTNANAGRSQATTEEGELQWKVARPKANKGEPTAKPVKENITRCYLNELFEEVVNLRLAQSSYSKARYTQRNYHATVPETLSATAGPVAKDQVVAKQRRRLNWQPTI; encoded by the exons ATGCCCGCCACTAGACGAGAACCGGCAGTGACGTCATTTAGTGTAAGGAATCCGAAAGTAACAGCTGGCTCTGAGAGTGCGCGATTGTCTGCATGCAGCGAAAGCATCATGCCGAAGGAGTGCACTGCAGCTGATTGCAACGAACAACCAAAAAAGGGTTCAGGAATAAGTTTTCATTCGTTCCCGAAGGAATCGCATCTTCTCCAGCAATGGTTGGTGAAGATGAACCGTTTCGACCCGAACACGAAAAAACTATGGAAGCCAAACCAACACGATTCTCTGTGTTCGCGGCATTTTCTCTCGACGGATTTCACCATGCGGACGCAGATCAGCAGACAAGAAGGCCTGCCATATAAACCCATGCTTAGACCAGACGCAGTTCCAACCATTTTTGACCAttcacaggaggtcagaaagCGGGCTACAATGTCATCGGAACGACGAACTGCTTTCAttaaacgcagacgaaaggaa GTGCTGAGTGATATACTGGAGCCTGAAACTGCTGATTCACCACAGGCACAGGAGGAGCTTTTTCAAGAAGATCCTACTAGTGATGAGGAGCAGAGTGACAGACACTCAGTCTCTGTCCAGACTGAACTGCTCACACAAAAGGATAAGGGTAATCAGACCCACAGCTACAGACAAATG GTTAATGTTTCTCAACAAACGATTGATGTGTCTGTACCCGAAATTGTGGCACCACAGAAGTTAACCACATCAATTGAAGCCTGCAAGACCCCAGCTTTCTCGAATGCTGAGAGCCAAACTTATCAAATCAG GCATGTTGTCAGCAACGAGGACTCAGAGTCAGACGACGAAGTGACTGCAGACTTGTCTGACCAGGAAGAAGATAACACTGAGTACAACAGGGGAGAgtcaacacagcacaacaaacc gcaCACACTGACTGAAGACCTGAACCATGTTGATGCCTTCGGGGAAACAAAGTATCTTGTCTTTGAGAGTAACCTGGAAGAGCTGTTGAGCGTGTGCAGGAGGTGCAGCAAGATTTGCCAGGTAACACGGAAGGGGGTTGAGGGAACAGCTGTGGAGTACACCTGCCTGTGTGAGCATTGCAGTCACAACTACACTTGGTGCTCTCAGCCCTACTCCAAGCGCCTCCCGCTTGGCAACCTGGTTCTGGCAGCTGCAGCCTTTTTCACCGCTTGCTCGCCATCTAGGCTTATCACACTTTTTAAAAGTTGTAATATCTGCATCTTTGGAAAGACCACATACAATAACCTCCAGAGCGCGTACATGGTTCAAGCGGTCAGAAATGTGTGGACACGCTGCCAGGAGAGGTTGTTCGCTGCAAGGCCAAGGACCCGTCCTTTGAAACTGGCAGGGGATGGTCGCTGCGACTCACCAGGCCACTGTGCCAAGTACGGCAGCTACACCTTCCTTGACGCCACTACAATGGAAGTTCTCCACATTGAGCTCATTCag agcaACATGGTAAAAAACTCCCATGCTATGGAGCTGGAAGGCCTCAAAAGGGGATTGAACGCCCTGAAGGCCAACGTCAAAGTCAGTCACCTTGTGACTGACAGACACGTACAAATAAAAAGTCACATGGCCAAAAATGAAGTGGAAATTACCCATCGTTTTGATATTTGGCACATGGCCAAAG GTGTTGGAAAGAAGCTTGATGCAGCAAGCAACAAAGCTGGCTATAGTGCTCTAGGTCTGTGGACCAAGAGCATAAAAAACCACCTTTATTACTGTGCCCAGTCCACACCAGAGAGTCCCAGACGAGTGGAAGTGGTGAAAGCCAAATGGAAGTCAGTGGTCAATCACGTCAGTAACCAGCATAAGGGGCATGGAGATGACTTTCCGGACTGCCTACATGGCGACTTGTCGAATGAACCACGAGCCTGGATAAGAAAAG ATACCCCGGTTCACCGCTGCCTGGTGGGGATCATCCAAAGCCCGTACCTTCTCAGAGACATTGGACAGCTATCTCCAGATGTTCAGACTGCCCACCTTGAAGCCTATCATTCTGTCATCAATCACTTCGCCCCAAAAATGCTCCACTTCACATTTCCTGTGATGCAAGCTAA ACTTTTTCTGGCAGCAATGCATACAAATGCAAATGCTGGCAGAAGTCAAGCTACCACCGAGGAAGGTGAACTGCAGTGGAAGGTGGCCAGGCCAAAAGCGAACAAAGGAGAGCCCACTGCCAAACCAGTAAAGGAAAACATCACCCGAT GTTATCTGAATGAGCTGTTTGAGGAGGTCGTGAATCTCAGACTGGCCCAAAGCAGCTACAGCAAAGCTCGGTACACACAGCGAAACTACCACGCTACAGTGCCAGAGACTTTATCTGCTACAGCTGGACCTGTAGCCAAAGATCAAGTCGTCGCCAAGCAGCGCAGACGCCTCAACTGGCAGCCAACCATATAG
- the LOC138975237 gene encoding uncharacterized protein isoform X2: MPATRREPAVTSFSVRNPKVTAGSESARLSACSESIMPKECTAADCNEQPKKGSGISFHSFPKESHLLQQWLVKMNRFDPNTKKLWKPNQHDSLCSRHFLSTDFTMRTQISRQEGLPYKPMLRPDAVPTIFDHSQEVRKRATMSSERRTAFIKRRRKEVLSDILEPETADSPQAQEELFQEDPTSDEEQSDRHSVSVQTELLTQKDKGNQTHSYRQMVNVSQQTIDVSVPEIVAPQKLTTSIEACKTPAFSNAESQTYQIRHVVSNEDSESDDEVTADLSDQEEDNTEYNRGESTQHNKPHTLTEDLNHVDAFGETKYLVFESNLEELLSVCRRCSKICQVTRKGVEGTAVEYTCLCEHCSHNYTWCSQPYSKRLPLGNLVLAAAAFFTACSPSRLITLFKSCNICIFGKTTYNNLQSAYMVQAVRNVWTRCQERLFAARPRTRPLKLAGDGRCDSPGHCAKYGSYTFLDATTMEVLHIELIQSNMVKNSHAMELEGLKRGLNALKANVKVSHLVTDRHVQIKSHMAKNEVEITHRFDIWHMAKGVGKKLDAASNKAGYSALGLWTKSIKNHLYYCAQSTPESPRRVEVVKAKWKSVVNHVSNQHKGHGDDFPDCLHGDLSNEPRAWIRKAQPLPRSSCQFHCLCQERWTDDATSIGSC, from the exons ATGCCCGCCACTAGACGAGAACCGGCAGTGACGTCATTTAGTGTAAGGAATCCGAAAGTAACAGCTGGCTCTGAGAGTGCGCGATTGTCTGCATGCAGCGAAAGCATCATGCCGAAGGAGTGCACTGCAGCTGATTGCAACGAACAACCAAAAAAGGGTTCAGGAATAAGTTTTCATTCGTTCCCGAAGGAATCGCATCTTCTCCAGCAATGGTTGGTGAAGATGAACCGTTTCGACCCGAACACGAAAAAACTATGGAAGCCAAACCAACACGATTCTCTGTGTTCGCGGCATTTTCTCTCGACGGATTTCACCATGCGGACGCAGATCAGCAGACAAGAAGGCCTGCCATATAAACCCATGCTTAGACCAGACGCAGTTCCAACCATTTTTGACCAttcacaggaggtcagaaagCGGGCTACAATGTCATCGGAACGACGAACTGCTTTCAttaaacgcagacgaaaggaa GTGCTGAGTGATATACTGGAGCCTGAAACTGCTGATTCACCACAGGCACAGGAGGAGCTTTTTCAAGAAGATCCTACTAGTGATGAGGAGCAGAGTGACAGACACTCAGTCTCTGTCCAGACTGAACTGCTCACACAAAAGGATAAGGGTAATCAGACCCACAGCTACAGACAAATG GTTAATGTTTCTCAACAAACGATTGATGTGTCTGTACCCGAAATTGTGGCACCACAGAAGTTAACCACATCAATTGAAGCCTGCAAGACCCCAGCTTTCTCGAATGCTGAGAGCCAAACTTATCAAATCAG GCATGTTGTCAGCAACGAGGACTCAGAGTCAGACGACGAAGTGACTGCAGACTTGTCTGACCAGGAAGAAGATAACACTGAGTACAACAGGGGAGAgtcaacacagcacaacaaacc gcaCACACTGACTGAAGACCTGAACCATGTTGATGCCTTCGGGGAAACAAAGTATCTTGTCTTTGAGAGTAACCTGGAAGAGCTGTTGAGCGTGTGCAGGAGGTGCAGCAAGATTTGCCAGGTAACACGGAAGGGGGTTGAGGGAACAGCTGTGGAGTACACCTGCCTGTGTGAGCATTGCAGTCACAACTACACTTGGTGCTCTCAGCCCTACTCCAAGCGCCTCCCGCTTGGCAACCTGGTTCTGGCAGCTGCAGCCTTTTTCACCGCTTGCTCGCCATCTAGGCTTATCACACTTTTTAAAAGTTGTAATATCTGCATCTTTGGAAAGACCACATACAATAACCTCCAGAGCGCGTACATGGTTCAAGCGGTCAGAAATGTGTGGACACGCTGCCAGGAGAGGTTGTTCGCTGCAAGGCCAAGGACCCGTCCTTTGAAACTGGCAGGGGATGGTCGCTGCGACTCACCAGGCCACTGTGCCAAGTACGGCAGCTACACCTTCCTTGACGCCACTACAATGGAAGTTCTCCACATTGAGCTCATTCag agcaACATGGTAAAAAACTCCCATGCTATGGAGCTGGAAGGCCTCAAAAGGGGATTGAACGCCCTGAAGGCCAACGTCAAAGTCAGTCACCTTGTGACTGACAGACACGTACAAATAAAAAGTCACATGGCCAAAAATGAAGTGGAAATTACCCATCGTTTTGATATTTGGCACATGGCCAAAG GTGTTGGAAAGAAGCTTGATGCAGCAAGCAACAAAGCTGGCTATAGTGCTCTAGGTCTGTGGACCAAGAGCATAAAAAACCACCTTTATTACTGTGCCCAGTCCACACCAGAGAGTCCCAGACGAGTGGAAGTGGTGAAAGCCAAATGGAAGTCAGTGGTCAATCACGTCAGTAACCAGCATAAGGGGCATGGAGATGACTTTCCGGACTGCCTACATGGCGACTTGTCGAATGAACCACGAGCCTGGATAAGAAAAG cgcaaccactaccccgctcttcttgtcaatttcactgcctttgccaggagcggtggactgacgatgctacgagtatagggtcttgctga
- the LOC138975238 gene encoding uncharacterized protein, with protein sequence MNKLPVTSHRVNMASAAPSITADDQINPYMFEPPASLLESSTEDEGTTSSSGENSHSDDENRDSVSDQRGWCQCGHCVVWEGQKRREKMCCRSYPEVERKLAVGQTCITSHEGVQDNCFSRYTIESVVILLKQSLKKRWKEEFENKAEPHR encoded by the exons ATGAATAAATTACCCGTGACGTCACACCGTGTAAACATGGCGAGTGCTGCACCAAGCATAACTGCAGACGATCAAATTAATCCATACATGTTCGAACCACCCGCTTCTCTGCTGGAGTCAAGCACAGAAGATGAGGGGACCACTTCCAGCAGTGGTGAGAACAGTCACAGTGACGACGAAAATCGCGACTCTgtcagcgatcaaag AGGATGGTGTCAGTGTGGCCACTGTgttgtgtgggaggggcagaagaggagagagaaaatgtGTTGCCGCAGCTACCCTGAGGTAGAAAGGAAGCTTGCAGTGGGACAGACATGtatcaccagccacgaaggtgtacagGACAACTGTTTTTCAAG GTACACCATTGAATCTGTGGTAATTCTACTGAAGCAGTCCCTGAAGAAACGATGGAAGGAGGAGTTCGAGAACAAAGCTGAACCACACAGGTAG